The proteins below come from a single Mycolicibacterium sp. TY81 genomic window:
- a CDS encoding NAD(P)-dependent alcohol dehydrogenase: MIDARAAVLLRPGSAPELTDVQIREPQGGEVLVGIDAVGICHTDISTAARWPEKRLPMVFGHEGAGTVLAAGPDARIDVGRRVVLTFASCAQCAACASDTPAYCDNASRLNMAGDRGDESSALRLDGQPVRGGFFGQSSFATHALANTSNVVVLPDGIDAQLAAPLACSVQTGVGAVLNTLAAGPDDVLVVWGAGAVGLSAVMGARIAGCRTVIAVDPIAERRSLAIELGATGAVDSASETLPAEIMELTGGGATLAVDTTARGDVISTALTLLRKCGTLALVGLGALTAELPVGLILANGLRIQGVIEGDSEPHSFIPRLAGHVLRGELPVDKLVRTYPFDRFADAWSDAAAGFAVKPVLVI; encoded by the coding sequence ATGATCGACGCACGTGCCGCCGTGTTGCTCCGCCCGGGTTCGGCCCCTGAACTGACCGATGTCCAGATTCGCGAACCGCAGGGCGGCGAGGTGCTGGTCGGCATCGATGCCGTCGGCATCTGCCACACCGATATCAGCACGGCCGCCCGTTGGCCGGAGAAGCGCCTGCCGATGGTGTTCGGCCATGAAGGCGCGGGCACGGTCCTGGCGGCTGGACCGGACGCTCGCATCGACGTCGGCCGGCGCGTCGTCCTGACGTTCGCCAGCTGCGCGCAATGCGCAGCGTGCGCATCCGACACGCCCGCCTATTGCGACAATGCCAGTCGCCTGAACATGGCCGGTGACCGCGGTGACGAGTCGAGCGCGCTCCGGCTCGACGGTCAGCCCGTTCGCGGCGGATTCTTCGGGCAGTCCAGCTTCGCCACCCACGCGCTGGCCAACACGTCGAATGTCGTGGTGCTGCCCGACGGCATCGATGCCCAGCTGGCGGCACCGCTGGCCTGCAGTGTGCAGACCGGGGTCGGCGCGGTGCTGAACACCCTGGCCGCGGGACCCGACGATGTGCTGGTCGTGTGGGGCGCCGGCGCAGTCGGTCTCTCGGCGGTGATGGGGGCCCGCATCGCCGGTTGTCGCACGGTCATCGCGGTCGACCCGATCGCCGAACGACGTTCGCTGGCAATCGAATTGGGTGCCACCGGGGCCGTCGACTCGGCCTCCGAGACCTTGCCGGCCGAGATCATGGAGCTCACCGGCGGTGGTGCGACGCTGGCTGTCGACACGACCGCGCGCGGCGACGTCATCAGCACCGCGCTGACGCTCCTGCGTAAGTGCGGCACGCTCGCGCTCGTCGGGCTGGGCGCGCTGACCGCGGAACTTCCCGTGGGGCTGATCCTGGCCAACGGGCTGCGGATACAGGGGGTCATCGAAGGGGACAGTGAGCCGCACAGCTTCATCCCGCGGTTGGCCGGACACGTCCTCCGGGGCGAGCTGCCCGTCGACAAACTGGTACGGACCTACCCGTTCGACCGCTTCGCCGACGCCTGGTCGGACGCCGCCGCCGGTTTTGCCGTCAAACCAGTGCTGGTTATTTAG
- a CDS encoding DMT family transporter → MTPRQLPRWSVPFVFVTGAASQYLGAAIGVFLFSTTQPATVAWLRAAAGALVLMAWRRPWRMPLTRRRVAIATLFGLITVGMNIAFYEALARIPLGTAVAIEFIGPTLVATLGSRRPRDLLAAALAAGGVALLAGIEFTSELAGVAWALAAAALWAGYIMVGKRVADAHGGLDTLALGMSTAAAILGPVIIGLQAHTNSAVFVDPRTWLLGLGVGLLSTAIPYALDQIVLRQVGQARFAILLALLPVTAALIGLTVLHQIPAIGEIAGIGLVVTGLLLGARGGA, encoded by the coding sequence ATGACGCCCCGCCAGTTGCCCCGTTGGTCGGTCCCGTTCGTCTTTGTCACCGGTGCGGCGTCGCAGTACCTGGGTGCCGCGATCGGCGTGTTCCTCTTCTCGACCACCCAACCGGCCACCGTCGCTTGGCTCCGGGCCGCGGCCGGTGCGCTGGTGCTGATGGCCTGGCGCCGGCCGTGGCGAATGCCGTTGACGCGCCGCCGTGTCGCGATCGCGACCCTGTTCGGGTTGATCACCGTCGGCATGAACATCGCGTTCTACGAAGCGCTGGCCCGTATCCCGTTGGGCACCGCCGTCGCGATCGAATTCATCGGCCCGACGCTGGTGGCCACGCTCGGGTCACGCAGACCGCGTGATCTTCTGGCTGCTGCCCTGGCCGCCGGCGGAGTTGCTCTGTTGGCCGGCATCGAATTCACCTCCGAGCTCGCCGGCGTGGCGTGGGCACTGGCTGCCGCGGCGCTCTGGGCCGGTTACATCATGGTCGGCAAACGGGTGGCGGACGCACACGGCGGTCTCGACACGCTCGCCCTCGGAATGTCGACCGCCGCAGCCATTTTGGGCCCGGTGATCATCGGCCTGCAGGCCCACACGAACTCGGCGGTGTTCGTCGATCCGCGCACCTGGCTGCTCGGCCTCGGCGTCGGCCTGTTGTCGACGGCCATCCCCTATGCGCTCGACCAGATCGTCCTCCGTCAGGTCGGCCAGGCGAGGTTCGCGATCCTGCTGGCACTGTTGCCCGTGACGGCCGCCCTCATCGGGCTCACCGTGCTGCATCAGATTCCGGCGATCGGCGAGATCGCCGGCATCGGACTGGTGGTGACCGGCCTCTTACTCGGTGCCCGCGGCGGAGCGTGA
- a CDS encoding NADPH:quinone oxidoreductase family protein, whose translation MRAIQIARLDGPSAAELNDIPEPDGAGLVVIEVHAAGVAFPDALQSRGLYQHKPELPYTPGAELAGVVRSAPEGAHVAAGDRVAALTMLSGAMAEVVALPADRVFKLPDSVSFEAGAGLLFNDLTVHCALRTRGRLTPGETVLVHGAAGGIGTSTLRLAPAFGAARTIAVVSSPDKAEIARAAGASDVVLADGFKDAVRELTDGRGVDLILDPVGGDRFTDSLRSLAPGGRLLVVGFTGGDIPTVKVNRLLLNNVDAVGVGWGAWAMTHPGYLAEQWEELEPLLASGAVTPPAPEVYPLERAADAIASLENRSAKGKVVVTLR comes from the coding sequence ATGCGCGCCATTCAGATCGCCCGGTTGGACGGCCCCTCGGCGGCCGAACTGAACGACATTCCCGAGCCTGACGGCGCCGGCCTTGTGGTGATCGAGGTGCACGCCGCCGGTGTCGCCTTCCCCGACGCGCTGCAGTCGCGCGGCCTGTACCAGCACAAGCCGGAATTGCCGTACACCCCCGGCGCCGAGCTCGCGGGCGTGGTGCGCAGCGCACCCGAGGGCGCGCACGTGGCGGCCGGCGACCGGGTGGCGGCGTTGACCATGTTGTCGGGCGCCATGGCGGAAGTCGTTGCGCTACCGGCTGATCGGGTCTTCAAGCTGCCGGACTCGGTGTCGTTCGAGGCCGGCGCCGGACTGCTGTTCAACGATCTGACGGTGCACTGCGCGCTGCGTACCCGTGGACGACTGACGCCCGGCGAGACGGTGCTGGTGCACGGCGCCGCGGGCGGCATCGGCACGTCGACGCTGCGCCTGGCCCCGGCGTTCGGCGCCGCCCGCACCATCGCGGTGGTAAGCTCGCCGGACAAGGCCGAGATCGCCCGTGCCGCTGGGGCTTCCGACGTCGTGTTGGCCGACGGTTTCAAGGACGCGGTGCGTGAGCTGACCGACGGCCGCGGCGTCGACCTGATCCTCGACCCGGTCGGTGGCGACCGGTTCACCGACTCTCTTCGGTCCCTGGCACCCGGTGGCCGGCTGCTGGTCGTGGGATTCACCGGCGGCGATATTCCGACGGTCAAGGTGAACCGCCTGCTGCTCAACAATGTGGATGCGGTGGGTGTCGGCTGGGGTGCGTGGGCCATGACCCACCCGGGTTACCTCGCCGAGCAGTGGGAGGAGCTGGAGCCGCTGCTGGCCTCCGGTGCGGTGACCCCGCCGGCTCCCGAGGTCTATCCGTTGGAGCGGGCCGCGGACGCCATCGCCTCGCTGGAAAACCGTTCCGCCAAGGGCAAAGTGGTCGTCACGTTGCGCTGA
- a CDS encoding CocE/NonD family hydrolase translates to MRRDTLAWLGARALTRRLGLPRATSFRVERSLPVPMRDGAVLLADHYAPQRRKPAGTLLMRGPYGRDGLPNRVFAGLYAGQGFHVVLQSTRGTFGSDGAFEPGRHEVDDGADTVRWLREQPWYGGEFATVGASYLGFTQLALLVDQPDDLTTSVITMAPHDFGHSVWSTGSFALGDFLGWSYQVAWQHRGGWIRQILRGMATPRTLKPVLETLPLDPAAAELLGGRTPWFNAWLEQPDPSSPYWAENGVAAALDNLRGPVLLITGWQDVFVDQTLEQYRRLRARGVEVALTVGPWTHGSGGTEAIKESVLWLDGSRRAAAPVRICVAGGDWLDMQEWPPPAAEQVWHLHPGAALAETPPDSGAPSTFVYDPADPTPSIGGRLLVSGKSGYIDDTALAERSDVLTFTSPVLPADLDVIGTPYVELDHRTDNPHADVFVRISDVGPDGHSTNVTDGYLRLTAADAPAALLRLELDATAYRFAAGHRIRLLVAGGCFPRFARNLGTGDPLGTATEMVPSVHTIAHGDGGQSRLVLPVSAT, encoded by the coding sequence GTGCGACGCGACACCCTGGCGTGGCTCGGTGCCCGCGCACTGACCCGCCGGCTGGGTTTGCCGCGGGCCACGAGCTTCCGGGTGGAGCGGTCGCTTCCGGTGCCGATGCGCGACGGCGCCGTCCTGTTGGCCGATCACTACGCGCCGCAGCGCCGCAAGCCCGCCGGCACGCTGCTGATGCGGGGGCCCTACGGCCGCGACGGCCTGCCCAACCGCGTGTTCGCCGGGCTGTACGCGGGGCAGGGCTTCCACGTCGTGCTGCAGAGCACGCGCGGCACCTTCGGGTCCGACGGTGCGTTCGAGCCCGGCCGTCACGAGGTCGACGACGGTGCCGACACGGTCCGGTGGCTGCGTGAACAGCCTTGGTACGGGGGAGAATTCGCCACTGTCGGGGCGTCATACCTGGGCTTCACCCAGCTGGCGCTCCTCGTCGACCAACCCGACGACCTGACCACCTCCGTGATCACCATGGCGCCGCACGATTTCGGACACTCGGTATGGAGCACAGGGTCGTTCGCGCTCGGCGATTTCCTGGGCTGGAGTTATCAAGTGGCCTGGCAGCACCGTGGGGGCTGGATTCGCCAGATTCTCCGCGGCATGGCGACGCCGCGCACCCTCAAGCCGGTTCTGGAGACGCTGCCGCTCGATCCGGCCGCCGCCGAACTCCTGGGCGGACGCACCCCGTGGTTCAACGCGTGGCTCGAACAGCCGGATCCGTCGTCGCCGTACTGGGCCGAGAACGGTGTGGCGGCCGCACTCGACAACCTGCGCGGCCCGGTGCTGCTGATCACCGGTTGGCAGGACGTGTTCGTGGACCAGACCCTCGAGCAGTACCGGCGACTGCGGGCCCGCGGTGTCGAAGTGGCGTTGACCGTCGGCCCGTGGACACACGGGTCCGGTGGTACCGAGGCCATCAAGGAATCCGTACTGTGGCTGGACGGTTCCCGCCGCGCCGCGGCCCCCGTGCGGATCTGTGTTGCCGGCGGTGACTGGCTCGACATGCAGGAGTGGCCACCGCCGGCTGCCGAACAGGTGTGGCACCTGCACCCCGGCGCGGCGCTGGCCGAGACCCCGCCCGACAGCGGGGCGCCGTCCACGTTCGTCTACGACCCGGCCGACCCGACACCGAGTATCGGTGGGCGCCTTCTGGTTTCCGGCAAGTCGGGTTACATCGACGACACCGCGCTCGCCGAGCGATCGGACGTGCTGACCTTCACCAGCCCGGTGTTGCCTGCTGACCTCGACGTCATCGGAACGCCGTACGTCGAACTGGACCACCGGACCGACAACCCGCACGCCGACGTGTTCGTGCGCATCAGTGACGTTGGGCCCGACGGACATTCGACCAATGTCACCGACGGCTATCTGCGGCTCACCGCGGCCGACGCCCCCGCGGCGCTGCTGCGCCTGGAACTCGACGCGACCGCCTACCGATTCGCGGCCGGCCACCGGATCCGCCTGCTGGTCGCGGGCGGCTGTTTCCCGCGGTTCGCGCGCAATCTGGGCACCGGCGATCCGCTCGGGACCGCCACCGAGATGGTGCCCTCGGTGCACACCATCGCGCACGGCGACGGCGGCCAGTCCCGGCTGGTGTTGCCGGTCAGCGCAACGTGA
- a CDS encoding acyl-CoA dehydrogenase, whose amino-acid sequence MSHYIANLRDIEFNLFEVLPLGAALDAGGYGDLDADTARSILDEVSKLAEGVVAETFVEADRNPPVFLPDEHRITVSEELAKTVRVVKEAEWWRLGLDERAGGTPAPAALVWATQEMLISANPSATFLYGLGPAMAHTLAEVGTEEQQHWARTAMDKGWAGTMVLTEPDAGSDVGAGRAKAIEQPDGTWHIEGVKRFISGGDVGDTGENVFHLVLARPEGAGPGTKGLSLFFVPNFLFDPETLELGERNGVYVTGLEHKMGIKSSPTCELTFGAHGKPAIGYLVGGVHNGIAQMFKVIENARMTVGVKAAGTLSTGYLNALAYAKERIQGADLTQMADKTAPRVAIIEHPDVRRSLMTQKAYAEGLRAVYLYTAAYQNADVAQLVSGADADLAHRVNDLLLPIVKGVGSERAYEMLSESLQTLGGSGFLQDYPIEQYIRDARIDALYEGTTAIQSLDFFFRKIIRDQGAALAHVSSQITATIDGAGPELKAETDRLATALADVQAMAAALTGYLMAAQGDPEQLYKVGLGSVRFLLAVGDLVIGWRLILAAQIALAALDGASERDHAFYTGKVAVAKFFAKNMLPLLTSVREVIETLDTDVMELETSAF is encoded by the coding sequence GTGAGCCACTACATCGCCAATCTGCGCGATATCGAATTCAATCTGTTCGAAGTGCTGCCGCTCGGCGCGGCCCTGGACGCGGGTGGCTACGGCGACCTCGATGCCGATACCGCGCGATCCATCCTCGACGAGGTCTCGAAGCTCGCCGAAGGCGTTGTCGCCGAGACGTTTGTCGAAGCCGACCGCAACCCGCCGGTGTTCCTGCCCGACGAGCACCGCATCACGGTGTCCGAGGAGCTGGCCAAGACCGTGCGGGTGGTCAAGGAAGCCGAATGGTGGCGCCTGGGCCTCGATGAGCGCGCCGGTGGGACGCCGGCGCCGGCGGCGCTGGTGTGGGCGACGCAGGAGATGCTCATCAGCGCGAACCCGTCGGCGACGTTCCTGTACGGCCTGGGGCCGGCAATGGCGCACACGCTGGCCGAGGTGGGTACCGAGGAGCAGCAGCACTGGGCGCGGACGGCCATGGACAAGGGCTGGGCGGGCACCATGGTGCTGACCGAGCCGGACGCCGGCTCCGATGTCGGGGCGGGACGGGCCAAGGCCATCGAACAGCCCGACGGCACCTGGCACATCGAGGGCGTCAAGCGCTTCATCTCCGGTGGCGACGTCGGTGACACCGGGGAGAACGTCTTCCACCTGGTGCTGGCCCGGCCAGAAGGCGCGGGCCCGGGCACCAAAGGACTCAGCCTGTTCTTCGTGCCCAACTTCCTGTTCGACCCCGAGACCCTCGAGCTGGGCGAGCGCAATGGCGTGTACGTCACCGGCCTGGAACACAAGATGGGCATCAAGTCGTCACCGACGTGTGAGTTGACGTTCGGCGCCCACGGAAAGCCCGCCATCGGCTACCTCGTGGGCGGCGTGCACAACGGCATCGCGCAGATGTTCAAGGTCATCGAGAACGCCCGGATGACGGTGGGCGTCAAGGCCGCCGGCACCCTGTCCACCGGCTACCTCAATGCGCTGGCCTACGCCAAGGAGCGCATCCAGGGTGCCGATCTCACCCAGATGGCGGACAAGACCGCGCCGCGCGTGGCGATCATCGAGCACCCCGATGTGCGACGCAGTCTGATGACGCAGAAGGCCTACGCCGAAGGTCTGCGCGCGGTCTACCTGTACACCGCGGCCTACCAGAATGCTGATGTCGCGCAACTCGTTTCGGGTGCCGACGCCGATCTGGCGCACCGGGTGAACGACCTGCTGCTGCCCATCGTGAAGGGCGTCGGCTCCGAGCGCGCCTACGAGATGCTCTCCGAATCGCTGCAGACACTCGGCGGGTCCGGCTTCCTGCAGGATTACCCGATCGAGCAGTACATCCGCGACGCTCGCATCGACGCGCTGTACGAGGGCACGACGGCCATCCAGTCGCTGGACTTCTTCTTCCGCAAGATCATCCGCGACCAGGGCGCGGCGCTGGCCCACGTGTCGAGCCAGATCACCGCAACCATCGATGGTGCCGGGCCGGAGCTCAAGGCCGAAACCGACCGGCTGGCAACGGCTCTCGCCGACGTCCAGGCGATGGCCGCCGCGCTGACCGGCTACCTGATGGCGGCCCAGGGGGATCCCGAGCAGCTGTACAAGGTGGGTCTGGGCTCGGTGCGCTTCCTGCTCGCGGTCGGCGACCTGGTGATCGGTTGGCGGTTGATCCTGGCCGCCCAGATTGCCCTGGCGGCGCTCGACGGCGCCTCCGAACGCGACCACGCGTTCTATACCGGCAAGGTGGCGGTGGCGAAGTTCTTCGCCAAGAACATGCTGCCGCTGTTGACCTCGGTGCGCGAGGTGATCGAGACGCTCGATACCGACGTCATGGAGCTGGAGACCTCGGCCTTCTAG
- a CDS encoding aldehyde dehydrogenase — protein MTLQSVLEDIQKRPGTGELIPIIDPVSEEQIGEFTDCGPEFVDEAVARAKSSFEAGVWSGLPGRERAKILWRIADLIDEHTAEFAAIDSANTGMMKMQSELVVPTCAEFFRYYAGWCSKINGTAYDIRTSGIASDAYVDQHGYTLREPYGVVGLIFPWNGPIFNACAKIAPALAAGCSSLVKPAEETPLSALLLDRLIHEAGVPEGVVNLITGYGHTAGAAITAHPDVEKVAFTGSTEVGKEIVKASAGNLKKVMLELGGKSPVLIFDDAELDKAIFGAAMGIFIHSGQGCVCGSRIFVQRGVYDQVVEGIANVANFMKYGGPEEEGVMSGPLISAKQLNRVLGFIDEGRNDGVEIVAGGYRLDRKGYFVHPTVLTNVDPGMRLYQQEIFGPVVSILPFDTEDEAVAMANDTSYGLAATAWTTNVSRAHRIVKRLQAGSVQVNCQLVFDHDLPFGGYKQSGWGQEFGREGLEAYLKNKSVIVQL, from the coding sequence ATGACGCTGCAGTCGGTCTTGGAGGACATCCAGAAGCGCCCGGGTACGGGTGAGCTCATCCCGATCATCGATCCGGTGAGCGAAGAGCAGATCGGCGAGTTCACCGATTGCGGACCCGAGTTCGTCGATGAGGCCGTCGCCCGCGCCAAGTCATCCTTCGAGGCCGGCGTGTGGTCTGGGCTGCCCGGCCGGGAACGCGCCAAGATCCTGTGGCGCATCGCCGACCTGATCGACGAGCACACCGCTGAGTTCGCGGCCATCGACTCGGCCAACACCGGCATGATGAAGATGCAGTCCGAGCTCGTCGTGCCGACGTGCGCCGAGTTCTTCCGCTACTACGCCGGCTGGTGTTCCAAGATCAACGGCACCGCCTACGACATCCGCACCAGCGGTATCGCCTCGGACGCCTACGTCGATCAGCACGGTTACACGCTGCGTGAGCCGTACGGTGTCGTCGGCCTGATCTTCCCGTGGAACGGCCCCATCTTCAACGCCTGCGCCAAGATCGCCCCGGCGCTGGCCGCGGGCTGCAGCAGCCTGGTGAAACCCGCTGAGGAGACTCCGCTTTCGGCGTTGCTGCTCGATCGCCTGATTCACGAGGCCGGCGTGCCCGAGGGTGTTGTCAACCTGATCACCGGCTACGGCCACACCGCGGGCGCCGCCATCACCGCGCATCCCGACGTCGAAAAGGTGGCCTTCACGGGTTCGACGGAAGTCGGCAAGGAGATCGTCAAGGCCTCGGCGGGCAACCTGAAGAAGGTCATGCTGGAGCTCGGTGGCAAGTCGCCGGTGCTGATCTTCGACGACGCCGAGCTGGACAAGGCCATCTTCGGCGCGGCCATGGGCATCTTCATCCACTCCGGGCAGGGATGCGTCTGCGGCTCAAGGATTTTCGTGCAGCGCGGCGTCTACGACCAGGTGGTCGAGGGCATCGCGAACGTCGCCAACTTCATGAAGTACGGCGGTCCGGAGGAAGAAGGCGTGATGAGCGGCCCGCTGATCAGTGCCAAACAGCTCAACCGGGTGTTGGGCTTCATCGATGAAGGCAGGAACGACGGCGTCGAGATCGTCGCCGGCGGCTACCGGCTGGACCGCAAGGGCTACTTCGTGCACCCGACCGTCCTGACCAACGTCGACCCCGGCATGCGCCTGTACCAGCAGGAGATCTTCGGGCCGGTGGTCAGCATCCTGCCGTTCGACACCGAAGACGAGGCCGTCGCCATGGCCAACGACACCAGCTACGGCCTGGCGGCCACCGCGTGGACCACCAACGTCAGCCGGGCGCACCGCATCGTCAAGCGCCTGCAGGCCGGCAGTGTTCAGGTCAACTGCCAGTTGGTCTTTGACCACGACCTGCCGTTCGGCGGCTACAAGCAGTCCGGCTGGGGCCAGGAGTTCGGTCGCGAAGGCCTCGAGGCCTACCTGAAGAACAAGAGCGTGATCGTCCAGTTGTAG
- a CDS encoding cysteine hydrolase family protein, whose protein sequence is MSAGHDYTSPDLARSALVLIDVQNDFVSGPSQVDGTAERVPAMARLLAAFRAAHRPIVHIVRLYVPGGSDADPPRRAAIESGKQIAAPHTDGAAVPGELLAHPLDYDSLLAGGVQHVAAGEVVMFKPRWSAFYRTALEEHLRDLGVNTVVVAGCNLPNCPRATLFDASERDFRAALVTDATSQATPERLADLALIGVETLTTADVEQVFQAAETSQEHQ, encoded by the coding sequence GTGTCTGCCGGCCACGACTACACCTCCCCTGACCTGGCACGCAGCGCCCTGGTGCTGATCGACGTGCAGAACGATTTCGTCTCGGGCCCGTCGCAAGTCGACGGCACCGCCGAACGGGTGCCCGCGATGGCCCGGCTGCTCGCGGCGTTCCGCGCGGCGCACCGGCCGATCGTGCACATCGTGCGTCTGTACGTCCCCGGCGGCAGCGATGCCGACCCCCCACGCCGGGCCGCCATCGAGTCCGGGAAGCAGATCGCCGCCCCGCACACCGACGGAGCCGCGGTACCCGGGGAACTGCTGGCACATCCCCTCGACTACGACTCGCTACTCGCGGGCGGCGTCCAGCACGTGGCGGCGGGCGAGGTCGTCATGTTCAAACCACGGTGGTCGGCGTTCTACCGCACGGCGCTGGAAGAGCATCTGCGCGACCTCGGCGTCAACACTGTCGTGGTGGCCGGCTGCAACCTGCCCAACTGTCCGCGCGCCACCCTGTTCGACGCCTCCGAGCGCGACTTCCGCGCCGCGCTGGTCACCGACGCCACCTCGCAGGCGACGCCCGAGCGGCTCGCCGACCTGGCGCTCATCGGCGTCGAGACGCTGACCACCGCCGACGTCGAGCAGGTCTTCCAGGCCGCTGAAACCTCACAGGAACACCAGTGA
- a CDS encoding sulfite exporter TauE/SafE family protein yields the protein MTALAITAVLLAGIAAGVINAVVGSGSLITFPVLMAVGYPPLVANMSNSVGLVPGNFTGAYGYRHELGGQGPRILRLGVVSLAGAIVGAVLLLKLPPGAFTAVVPWLILLAGALVLVQPVLRRALDARRSAPRSTDHAAPLYAGVFGCAVYGGYFGAAQGIIMMALFGLFVSEDLQRLNGVKNISVGLVNSVAAIIFIVVGQVAWLPALLLAVGSTIGGYIGAKIGRRLPPNALRACIVVVSVIAFTVMMLR from the coding sequence CTGACCGCCCTCGCGATCACCGCGGTGCTACTGGCCGGCATCGCCGCGGGAGTGATCAACGCCGTGGTCGGCTCCGGCAGCCTGATCACCTTCCCTGTACTGATGGCCGTCGGTTACCCACCGCTGGTCGCCAACATGTCGAACTCCGTGGGACTGGTGCCCGGCAACTTCACCGGCGCTTACGGCTACCGGCACGAGCTCGGCGGCCAGGGCCCGCGCATCCTCCGGCTCGGCGTGGTCTCACTGGCCGGAGCGATAGTCGGTGCGGTGTTGCTGCTCAAACTGCCGCCCGGCGCATTCACCGCGGTCGTACCGTGGTTGATCCTGCTGGCCGGCGCACTGGTCCTGGTGCAGCCCGTGTTGCGCCGCGCGCTCGATGCGCGACGCAGCGCGCCGCGGTCCACTGACCATGCCGCGCCGCTGTACGCGGGCGTGTTCGGGTGTGCGGTGTACGGCGGCTATTTCGGTGCGGCGCAAGGCATCATCATGATGGCCCTGTTCGGATTGTTCGTGTCAGAAGATCTGCAGCGCCTCAACGGTGTGAAGAACATCTCTGTGGGACTGGTCAATTCGGTCGCGGCCATCATCTTCATCGTCGTCGGCCAGGTGGCGTGGCTACCGGCGCTGCTGCTGGCCGTCGGTTCGACCATCGGCGGCTACATCGGGGCGAAGATCGGACGCCGCCTGCCCCCCAACGCCTTACGCGCCTGCATCGTCGTGGTCAGTGTCATCGCGTTCACCGTCATGATGCTGCGGTAG
- a CDS encoding cutinase family protein, translating to MISAALPQTAHAAECPDAQVIFARGTDEAPGPGGVGTAFIDSLRTAIIPKTLDVYAVDYPATTDFPTAVDGIRDARRQIVTTAAACPRTKMVLGGFSQGAAVAGFVTAGTIPDGISAAEVPTPMPPDVADHVAAVALFGKPSPRFMRAIGSPAVTVGPVYQPKTTDLCAPNDLVCDAHGSSFDAHNSYVDSGLVNQGVNFAVRQLQAGWAADALAGPAPWSSTTIQAADQAGRGRPAPAGTPPSTAAPAHMPASAPWLPGPEQAATAPDAAPAP from the coding sequence TTGATCTCCGCGGCCCTACCGCAGACAGCACACGCGGCCGAATGCCCCGACGCCCAGGTCATATTCGCCCGCGGCACCGACGAAGCGCCCGGACCCGGCGGGGTCGGGACGGCGTTCATCGATTCGCTGCGCACCGCCATCATCCCGAAAACCCTTGACGTGTACGCGGTCGACTATCCCGCGACCACCGACTTCCCCACTGCCGTCGACGGAATCCGTGACGCGCGTAGGCAAATCGTGACGACCGCGGCGGCCTGCCCCCGGACCAAGATGGTGCTCGGCGGGTTCTCACAGGGCGCCGCCGTTGCGGGCTTCGTCACCGCGGGCACCATTCCCGACGGCATCTCCGCCGCCGAAGTGCCGACTCCCATGCCACCCGACGTCGCGGATCACGTTGCCGCCGTAGCCTTGTTCGGCAAGCCCTCGCCACGGTTCATGCGCGCCATCGGCTCTCCCGCTGTCACGGTCGGCCCGGTCTACCAACCCAAAACCACCGATCTCTGTGCCCCCAACGACCTGGTGTGCGACGCGCACGGATCGAGCTTCGACGCCCACAACAGTTACGTGGACAGCGGATTGGTCAACCAGGGCGTGAACTTCGCCGTGAGGCAACTGCAGGCGGGGTGGGCGGCCGACGCACTGGCCGGACCCGCGCCGTGGTCATCGACGACGATCCAGGCCGCCGATCAGGCCGGGCGCGGTCGGCCCGCGCCCGCCGGGACTCCGCCGTCCACCGCGGCGCCGGCCCATATGCCGGCGAGCGCACCGTGGCTCCCGGGACCGGAGCAGGCCGCGACGGCACCGGACGCAGCGCCGGCCCCGTAG